The genomic region GTTTTTCGCTTTATGCTTAAAACCAGATTCTGTAGCCATTAGAGCTTTAACTAAATTTGGATCGAGTGGATCTTTTGGTTGAAAAATTTCGTTCCAATAATGAACCCAACCGCGAATTAATACGTCATATTTATTTGCATCATCAAACTCGGCAAGCAAACCCGTAGCAAGGGCGGGAGACCCAGAGAGATTCGAAAAGCTTTTCTCAGAGATGGCGCGAATTTCATCAAAAGATAATACCTTTTTATAGGAAGGATTCCTGGCGCAATGTTCATGTCTGATTATAGTATGTCCTTGAGGATGCTTTTTGCTTGGAGGAATTCTCTCGGAATGAGTTCGCACAGAATGCTTACCTTTGGGGCATGATATCAATGAACAAGATTTTATTTTATCCGATTTAGATTTGTTGGTTGCCATGATATGCTTCCTCTAGAAAAATAAACAAGAAGAAAAAGGCAATATAACGCAGCTTCAGGTTTTAAATCAACTTATTTTCAAAGATGTTCTAAGATG from Candidatus Babeliales bacterium harbors:
- a CDS encoding transglycosylase SLT domain-containing protein, translated to MATNKSKSDKIKSCSLISCPKGKHSVRTHSERIPPSKKHPQGHTIIRHEHCARNPSYKKVLSFDEIRAISEKSFSNLSGSPALATGLLAEFDDANKYDVLIRGWVHYWNEIFQPKDPLDPNLVKALMATESGFKHKAKNTDYSDKKRHAYGLLQVTAETAGILKNHKGELKDYLIDAKLNDLYDPSINICCGVRWLFQKKKLASIKLGKEADWEYTIIDYKGYRDEVNSGKVPGALKRMRKYYADLRGKK